The Macrobrachium nipponense isolate FS-2020 chromosome 16, ASM1510439v2, whole genome shotgun sequence DNA window CTAATTTAGAAATGGGAAACcttgtattgtttgttttttagacGAGAGTAAATAGTAGTTGTTAGTCTACACATAaaacgtagtctctctctctctctctctctctctctctctctctctctctctctctctctgcataaccactattttttttctattcattttaaatTCCTGAAAAGccataaaattttattcttttgtatAAATGTAGAATTAGATATTGACCCCTaattaatgttattaatattcatttcaaTATTTCCTCTAAATTAAGAGAATAAAGTTGGCCGGAAGAGTATCAAATTAAGTTCGTGTAATTTAAAgttagattattatttcatattatctAAACCTTCAATGTTGTGACATTGTCTTAGAATATCTCATTGTAACTTTCGTTTTCTTTGGAAAACGGAAATAAAGCAGTTAATGACCTAAGGCTTATTAAGTTCTAGAATTTATGATAAGCACAATAAGGTAAATCTTCATTTCATTTGGACACTTATTACAATCACCTTATAATAGTCCTCTATTGTGATTTGCTTAAAACAGTTTAATTTTCAGCCTGCCCAGTCCTAAATCTTTCCTATGTCCTTGCAGGTTTTCTCCATCGGCAGCTCGACTCTTCGAGCCTTGGATGAAGAGCGCGGCATGGGGAAGCCGTGGGATTTGTGGATCGCCCTAACCGTCATCTGCGTCTGGTCCGGCTGCCTCGCCCTCAGGACGAACAATGAAAAGGGCCGAGCGACCCAGCTGCGCCTCATGacgaaggctggggagacagagGCCCTTCCCAGGCGAGGAACAGCCATCAGGGAGAAGGAAATCGCCGCCATTTTCAGGGGCGTGGCCTACGGCGCTCCTACCCAGGGACGCCCCATCAATTCGACCATCCCTTCGGCCTTCGTCGTCCCTCCTGGCGTGTCGActgtggctgctgctgctgcatcatcctcctcctcctcctcctccttcgcttCCACAGTGGCTACTTTAGAAGACTCCTACTATGCTGTTTCCCATCTCCCGCTGAACCCGGAGCCCGGTCCTAACCCCGAGAGAGACAGGAACAGCGATGGCACCTCTGCGAAAGATCACAACGGGGGGTTTCATGACGAGACGAACAGTGCCATAGTTTCCTTATCCACACTTTCTCCAAAGGGCACCAGTTCAATCAATCATCATATAACCGGTGGTAGTTCGGAGAATGCAACGGGCGTCGTCGGAGTCAAGGGAATAGGGAAGAATGGCAGTCAGGGCTCGGCTGACTTGCGATGGAACCTCGGGTTGATCTGGTGGGTGCAAGTGTACACGTCTGTGGGTCTGTTCACGCTGCTGGCGATAGTGACGCTGTTCCTGATGACGCGCTTCGCCATCTCTACTCACTTGTTGCCCCGACCGCACTACCTCCTGCTCCACTTGCTGATATTCTTCACCGCTTTCCTGCGCAGCCTCCACATCCTTCACGACTCTCACACTTTGAAGTATGCACTGCCAGTGTTTCTCCTGGCCAATGTCGAGGAAGCGATATGGCCTTGCCTAACTGCAGCTCTTGCACTTGTGCTCGTGGCTGTGCTACGAGTCTGGCGTCACCCAAAGCATCCCCACCTAGCCCTAGGCCTAGCTCTCGTCACAGCAGTGCACCTCGTTACACTTCCCGCTGCTCTTTTGGCAGCAACTTTGCTCAAGGAGGAGGAAAATCTACCCATTAAGACGACTACTCGAGCAGTGACTGCTGCGTGGGGAGGTGCCGTAGGCATGGGAGGCATCTGGGCAGTTTGGCGGGAGAGTAGAGACTATTCCTCCCAGATGACGACAGATGTTCGGGTCAGTAGCAGCCATGAGAACTCCTCCCCTAATGTGGCTTATCCTGCGCGCTTGGTGTTTACAGCAGCCGTAACCCAGCTGCTTCTTGCGGGTCTCCACGTTTATACACTTCTAATGCCCATATCGCCCGAAGGTCACATTTGGGTATGGTGGTTTTGTATAAGTATCTCCAGAGGATTAGAGCTAGTTGTTTGTAGTACCTTGGTTTCAGCTGCAGCACTAACCTTAGATAGACCTAGCCAGTGCTGCGTTTTCAGATCTTGTTGCCAGAAAAGGACGGTTGAGATTGTTCACCCAACCGAAATCAAGATGATTCATCCTATGGGTGTTTATACTCTACAGCCGGCAAGACCCAAAAACGAACATGCTCAAACCATCGCTGCTTTATCATTAAGTAACCCACATAAAGACAAGAGGAACCACAGCAGTTTAGATTACGTTACATCAGATTTCCAGCTCGTTTGGAGTCATAATCGCCAAAGACCGTTAGCGGGCTCGCAGACGACTCATCGGCTCATAGGAGATGATATACCAAGGGCACACATACTTCCAATTGCTCCAAGAAATGTAATGGAACCCTTTGTTAATACCAACGCATTTTCCTCTACACTACCACGGAACAGAATCTATGCATCTCCGACAGCTTGCCTGCAgtttgaag harbors:
- the LOC135195574 gene encoding uncharacterized protein LOC135195574 isoform X1; translated protein: MGVWVLVGFHRNERKIHYLAKSGLNILFSSVKVFLSNSSRAKILQKGHSYTLQVFSIGSSTLRALDEERGMGKPWDLWIALTVICVWSGCLALRTNNEKGRATQLRLMTKAGETEALPRRGTAIREKEIAAIFRGVAYGAPTQGRPINSTIPSAFVVPPGVSTVAAAAASSSSSSSSFASTVATLEDSYYAVSHLPLNPEPGPNPERDRNSDGTSAKDHNGGFHDETNSAIVSLSTLSPKGTSSINHHITGGSSENATGVVGVKGIGKNGSQGSADLRWNLGLIWWVQVYTSVGLFTLLAIVTLFLMTRFAISTHLLPRPHYLLLHLLIFFTAFLRSLHILHDSHTLKYALPVFLLANVEEAIWPCLTAALALVLVAVLRVWRHPKHPHLALGLALVTAVHLVTLPAALLAATLLKEEENLPIKTTTRAVTAAWGGAVGMGGIWAVWRESRDYSSQMTTDVRVSSSHENSSPNVAYPARLVFTAAVTQLLLAGLHVYTLLMPISPEGHIWVWWFCISISRGLELVVCSTLVSAAALTLDRPSQCCVFRSCCQKRTVEIVHPTEIKMIHPMGVYTLQPARPKNEHAQTIAALSLSNPHKDKRNHSSLDYVTSDFQLVWSHNRQRPLAGSQTTHRLIGDDIPRAHILPIAPRNVMEPFVNTNAFSSTLPRNRIYASPTACLQFEEEEMKNSQERGINYNSKSSTLLSESSGSSKLYSSPQIPLRSSRSWDELSTGHVYEDPMKAKPGSVDEGLSDLSDMNSDNINDLFFNETCSPVLLRPKRRSRRRHHTACYLSARHFTTHQPGGVGVGGGGVHHPGHLVSHSSKSSDQKLLVRQNATQHTPSEQGTFPKPGDFSSVNASLPGILPPPPFLSSAQNTSTVHRGSLHPPSSAQNSSSSSSSIRHGHVGLNRPKLKPKPDHHDGF
- the LOC135195574 gene encoding uncharacterized protein LOC135195574 isoform X2, which translates into the protein MGKPWDLWIALTVICVWSGCLALRTNNEKGRATQLRLMTKAGETEALPRRGTAIREKEIAAIFRGVAYGAPTQGRPINSTIPSAFVVPPGVSTVAAAAASSSSSSSSFASTVATLEDSYYAVSHLPLNPEPGPNPERDRNSDGTSAKDHNGGFHDETNSAIVSLSTLSPKGTSSINHHITGGSSENATGVVGVKGIGKNGSQGSADLRWNLGLIWWVQVYTSVGLFTLLAIVTLFLMTRFAISTHLLPRPHYLLLHLLIFFTAFLRSLHILHDSHTLKYALPVFLLANVEEAIWPCLTAALALVLVAVLRVWRHPKHPHLALGLALVTAVHLVTLPAALLAATLLKEEENLPIKTTTRAVTAAWGGAVGMGGIWAVWRESRDYSSQMTTDVRVSSSHENSSPNVAYPARLVFTAAVTQLLLAGLHVYTLLMPISPEGHIWVWWFCISISRGLELVVCSTLVSAAALTLDRPSQCCVFRSCCQKRTVEIVHPTEIKMIHPMGVYTLQPARPKNEHAQTIAALSLSNPHKDKRNHSSLDYVTSDFQLVWSHNRQRPLAGSQTTHRLIGDDIPRAHILPIAPRNVMEPFVNTNAFSSTLPRNRIYASPTACLQFEEEEMKNSQERGINYNSKSSTLLSESSGSSKLYSSPQIPLRSSRSWDELSTGHVYEDPMKAKPGSVDEGLSDLSDMNSDNINDLFFNETCSPVLLRPKRRSRRRHHTACYLSARHFTTHQPGGVGVGGGGVHHPGHLVSHSSKSSDQKLLVRQNATQHTPSEQGTFPKPGDFSSVNASLPGILPPPPFLSSAQNTSTVHRGSLHPPSSAQNSSSSSSSIRHGHVGLNRPKLKPKPDHHDGF